The following proteins are encoded in a genomic region of Primulina huaijiensis isolate GDHJ02 chromosome 3, ASM1229523v2, whole genome shotgun sequence:
- the LOC140974273 gene encoding germin-like protein subfamily 1 member 13 encodes MQPRFEQKQKLAKERNFTDSLRKENKQINIYTMSATRIVVLFLAILAVVWSGAYASDPDPLQDFCVGFNDPKAAVVVNGKFCKNPENVTVEDFIYSGLNMPANTSNPLGTNITPVFEDQLHGLNHQGISIIRIDYAPNGLNPPHVHPRATELILVAKGVLYAGFIGSNPSDPNLPNKLYAKILYPGDVLVFPRGLFHFQLNVGKTDALVFATFNSQNPGFFNIPDALFGTEPPVYPDVLAKAFQMDKGSIEYLQSLTRMRINGENY; translated from the exons ATGCAGCCTAGATTTGAGCAAAAACAAAAGTTAGCAAAGGAGAGAAATTTCACAGATTCtctcagaaaagaaaataaacaaattaatatatataccaTGTCTGCGACTCGAATTGTGGTACTGTTCTTGGCCATTTTGGCTGTGGTTTGGTCAGGTGCTTACGCCTCCGATCCCGATCCATTGCAGGATTTCTGCGTTGGATTCAATGATCCAAAAGCCGCTG TGGTCGTGAATGGAAAGTTTTGCAAGAATCCCGAAAACGTGACAGTAGAAGATTTCATCTATTCTGGTCTCAACATGCCTGCAAACACTTCAAATCCTCTTGGAACAAACATAACCCCCGTTTTTGAAGATCAGCTGCATGGCCTTAATCACCAGGGAATATCTATTATCCGAATCGACTACGCGCCAAATGGTCTCAACCCGCCCCACGTGCATCCTCGCGCCACTGAACTTATTCTGGTCGCAAAAGGCGTCCTCTACGCCGGTTTTATAGGCTCGAACCCTTCGGACCCGAATCTACCGAACAAGCTCTATGCTAAGATATTATATCCGGGAGACGTGCTCGTGTTCCCGAGGGGATTGTTTCACTTTCAGCTAAACGTGGGGAAGACAGATGCACTTGTGTTTGCTACCTTTAACAGCCAGAATCCGGGATTCTTTAACATACCGGATGCTTTGTTCGGAACCGAGCCTCCGGTCTATCCCGACGTTCTTGCTAAAGCTTTTCAAATGGATAAAGGAAGCATCGAGTATCTTCAATCACTCACCCGCATGAGGATCAACGGAGAAAATTATTAA